Genomic DNA from Mycobacterium stomatepiae:
GCCCCCTTCGGAGGTGGTGGCGCAGTCGAGCAGGTGAAACGGGTCGGCGATCGGCCGGGACGCGGTGGTGTCGTCCGGGGTGAACGGACCGCGCTGGTAGTAAACGGCTTCGGGGTTCTGCGATCCGTTGTTGCGGATGGTCGACGCGACGATGGACAGCTGTTCGCGCGTGGTGCCGTAAACATGCATGTGCCGCCGGGCGATCAGCGCGAACTCGGCGGTAGTGAACATTCCCCACGGCGCCACGAATTCGTTCTCGGGCCTGGTCCACGGCGCCGTCGCCTCGTGGTCGCGGTATTCGCCGGCCTGGGCGGCGACCAGGACCACGACGTCGGCCATGCCGTGCTCGATCGCCGTCACCGCCTCGGTGATCAAGCCGACGCCGAAGGCCAGGCCCTGCCAGGCCGGGCCGATCCGCAGGTCGTAGATCAACGAGGTCGAGTGTGGGCTCGCACTGATGCCGTCGACGTCGTCGAGACTCAGCCCGGCATCGTCGAGTGCACCCTGTATCGCCTTGATCGCCAGCCCGCGCGACGTTTCGCCGTCCAGGCGCCGTCCCTGCCGGGTGTTGTGCACCCCGACGATCGCCGCGGTGCGCTTCGTCGCGCTCACCCTTGCTCCATCCGTTGCGGTTCTCCAGTTTTCATCCGCCACTACCCCGAGATAGGTTCCCAGGACGTCGTATCGGCGCCCGTCGCGCAGCACCGTGCCGATCGCTCGGGTGCGCGCGTCGGAGGGCGGCGTTCCGGCAACGACCACGTCGATGCGCACGTCGACCGGCCGCGCGGTCTGCGGGTCGGTGATCTCGACGACCATTGCCACCGCCCGCTCGTATTCGTCCCACTCGACGCTGGTGATCCGGTGCCGCGCGGTCAGTTCCATCACGATCGAGTCCTGGCGCACCAGAAAGCGCACCGGCGCGCAGAGCTCTCCGGCCCGCGGCGGCACGCACAGCGTGACGGCCATGTCACAGCCCCGCCGGCCGGGCGCTCGTCGCGCCCGCCGCGCGCAATTCCGCTAGCTCTTCTTCGCTGCGACCCAGAACGCCGGTCAGCACCTCGCTGGTGTGCTGCCCGTACAACGGCGATCCGTGCCGGATCCACCGCCTGGGCTTCCCGACGAAGGCGAAGGGCATACCGACGCAGCGGAATGAGCCGGCGACGGGATGATCGACAGTTTCCCAGAAACCTCGGGCGAGCAGTTGCGGGTCGCTCAGCAACGCGGCCGCCTCCGTGACCCGTGCCGCGGGCACCCGCGCGGCACGCAGCGCGGCGACCGCGTCGCCCACCGTGCGTCGCCCGGTCCAGTCCGTGAGCAGCTTGTCGATCTCGTCGGCACGCTCCCGCCACCTGGCCTCCTCGGTTTCGAGTTCGGGTTTGTCGAGGAGGGTGGCCAGCGCGGCGCGCGCGGCGTCGGTCGTCGCGGCGAGGGCGACCCATTCGTCGTCGCCCTGGCAGCGATACACGCCCTGCGGAATCGCGCCGGGGCCCCGATTTCCCGCTCGGCGCATCTCAATTCCATTGCGCGAGTGCTCGAGCACCATTTCGGCGGCGACATTGAGCGCCGACTCCACCATCGTGGACTCGACATGCATGCCGGCCCCGTTCCGGTCGCGGATCACCAGCGCGGCTATGGCCGCGAAGGCGGAGTGCAAGCCCGCGATCGGATCGCACACACCACGCGGAATCACCGGCGGCCCGTCGGCGTGCCCGGTCATCCACGCCATGCCCGTCGCCTGTTCCATCGTCTGGGCGAAGCCGACGCGGTCGCGCCACGGGCCGTCGAGGCCGAACGCCGGCATCCGGACCATGATGGCACGCGGATTGGCCGCGTGCACCGAATCCCATTGCAGTCCAAAGTTTTCTATCACTCGCGGGGAGAAGTTCTCGATGACCAGATCACTCGCTGCGATGAGCTCCAGCGCCAGCGCCCGGCCGGCATCGGTGCTCAGTTCGACGCTGATGCCGCGCTTGTTGTTGTTGCTGCACAGGAAGACGGGGCCCCACTCCCACCACTGATCCCAGTCCGGTGGGCGGCCTGCTGAGAACCGCATGCCGTCGGGGCGGCGCACGCCCTCGAGCTTGATCACGTCGGCGCCCAGCGTGCCCAGGAATTGACTGGCGACCGGCCCTGCCCAAAACGCCGTGAAATCAGTGATTCGGATGTCGGACAACGGAAGTGATTCTGGGTCGGCGAGTTTCGGCTGGACAGGCCGCGGCGACCAGTGCACCCGGCCGTTGTCGGCGCCCAGCCGTGGCGGCAGTCCCGGCGGGCGCGTCGTGATGGCGTCGCTGCGATACGGCACCCGTGGCTGCAGCACCCCGATCTCGGATTCGACGAACACACCCCGCTCGACGAAATGGTCGACCGTCGGCAGGGTGGCGGGGGCACCGATGGGTGCCACCGGGATGCGGAACGCCACCGCGAGATCGACGATCTCCTGTGTGGTCCGGGCCTGGGTCCACTGGGTCACCATGTCGAGGAACTCGTCGCGGCGCTCGACTCGACCGACGAACGACGCCAGCTCGGCGTCGTCGACCAACTCCGCGCGATCGATCATGATCAAAAAGTCCTGGAACTGTTGCGCGGTGATCGTGCAGAAGCCGACATTGCCGTCGGCCGTCGGGACGATCGACGGCAGCTCCAGACTGCGTTGGTGTATCAGGGAATCCGCGCCCAGGACGCTGGCCGACATGGCGGACAGCCCGCCCATCGCGATCGCCATCGCCTCGTACGTCGAGACGTCGATGACTGCGCCGCCGCCACCCCGGGCGGCATGCCGGGCCGCGGCCGCCGCGGCCGGGGCGGCGAATGAGGCCGCCAACCACTCCCCGAGCCGCCCGCCCGCCTGGACCGGTTCGTCGCCCGGCCAGCCCCGGCCGGAGATCGAGCCGCACAACGCCTGCAGGATGAACTCGTTGGCGACCAGTTGGTCGTCGACGTAGGGCCCCGTCGTGCCGAACGGCGTCACCGAGACCACCACCGCCACGGCGCCGGTCTGCGCCGTGATGTCGTCGAGTTTCCACCCGTCGGTCAGGTCGGTGAGGACCACGTCGGCACCGGCCAATAGCGCGGCAATCTCGGCGTCGTCGTCCCGGACCACTGACTTCTTGCTCGCCGCCAGGTAGCCGAACAGCGCCCCGGGCGGCCCGCCGGCCGACCAGCCTCGCATCGAATCACCTTGCGGAGACTCGATCTTCACGACCTCGGCGCCGGCGTCGGCGAACATCTTGGCACAGTAGGACGCCGCGATCCCGTTGGACAGCTCCAGCACACGCCGATCGGTGAACGGTGCCTGGGCCGCCACGCTCAATTGCCCAGCGTGGTAGCGCGGCCGGCGATGCCGGTCGCCTCGGCCGTCACCGGTATCTGCGCCGATGCCTGTGCCTGCAGCGCGAACTGCGTCATCCGCGTCCACGCGTCACGGTCGTGCTGGCTGGCCTGGCGTCCGACGTGGGTGACCACGTCCACATCCGTCGCCTGCGCGCGTAGCCGGCCGGCCCGGGCATGCTCCTTCGGTATGTACCGGAACGGGTCGAAAGAGTATGCGGCCATGGCATTTTCGTGGGTTATCTTGTCGATGACCGAATCTTGCAGATGCCCCATCGTCTCGATGATGTCCTCGGGCGCGAACGGCCAGTTGCTGTCGGAGTGGGGGAAGTCGGATTCCCAGCACAGCATGTCCTCGTTGAACCAATCCATATTGCGCACACCGACTTTGTCGCTGATGAAGCACGTATAGAAGTGCCGCCGGAACACGTCGCTGGGTCCCTCGTAGCCCGGCGGGAAAGTCGCCAGCGTCCAGCCCGAGTGCCGGTTGTAGACATGCTCGGCCCGCCACAGGAAGTACGGGATCCAGCCGACATCGCCCTCGGTGAGCGAGAACTTCAGCTGCGGGAAGTCGGCCCAGAATTCGGCCCAGATCAGCTCGGTGAAGGTGAACATGCTCATCATCGACGACGCCGTCATCTGCACACTGGGCGGAGCGTCGGTCGACACCTGCGGGGAGCGGGACGCAGAGCCAACGTGCGTGCACGACACCGTCTTGTTCTCGCAAACGGCCTCGAACAGCGGATACCAGTACTTGGTGTGAATGCTAGGCATTTGCAATGCTTCTGGGTTCTCCGAGAATGTCACCGCGTGACATCCCTTGTCCGCCAGGCGCTTGACCTCCTTGGCCGCCTCGTTCACGTCGTAGAGCGGCAGAATGCCGCAGGGGATGAACCGTCCCGGGTAGGCCGCACACCACTCGTCCACGTGCCAGTCGTTGTAGGCCTTGATCATCACCAGGTTGACGTCGCGGTCGGGGCCCTGGTTGAGGAGCTGACCCGAGAAGCCGGTGAAATTAGGGAAGTTCAAACCCGCCAGCTGCCCGCCGGCGTTCATGTCGCGGACCCGCTCGTCCACGTTGAAGCAGCCCGGCCGCATCTCGTCGTAGCGCGAGGCGTCGATGTTGTACATCTCGCGGGGTTTGCCCGCGACGGCGTTCAGGCCCATGTTCCGCCCGCGCACCTCGCCGTAGTACCACTGCTGGACCCCATCGGGCTCCATCACCACCCGCGGCGCGCGATCCTTGTACTTCGCCGGCACGTGCGCGTCGAACATGTCCGCGGGCTCGGCGATGTGATCATCCACGCTGATCAGGATCAGATCGTCTTTGTTCATGTCACACTCCTTGAATATAAGGACTATTAGACAATGATTTCAGTCACAGAGCCAACGTCAGTCGTTGTTGCGGCTGGGGTTAGCCTGGCTATAACAGCAGTATTATGCGGCTGGGTCGGAGACCGCCCACCCATCTGATCCTTTCGGCATCTAGTAACTAATAGTTCGTGTATACCGCACGTGTGCCCGGGCCCGGGATTCGCGGATCGTGACTACGGGTCGCCACCGCATGCCACCATGAATCATGGCTGGACCCGAGTTGAACGCGAGCAAGGTGGTGCGACCCACCAATGCCGATGTGGCCCGTTTGGCCAGCGTGTCGACAGCGACAGTCAGCTATGTGCTGAACAACGCGGCGGGCCGCAGAATCTCGGAGCAAACACGCGAGGCCGTCCACCGCGCCGCCGAGCTGCCGGGCTATCGGCCCAATCCCGCCGCGCGCAACCTTGCCCGAGGAAAGAGTGGCGTGGTTTTGTACGTGGTGCCGCACGTGGCGGTCGGCGAGATGCCGATGATCGCCGGCAGCCGAATGACCACCGAGCTCGCCCGGCTGGGGCTGCTTCAGGTGCAGATCTTCGAGACCGACGATGACCAGCACGTCGTCGATGCGATCGAGAACCTCGACCCGATCGCGGTCACCAGCCTGTTCCCGCTCAGCGCTGCCGCCTCGAACACGGTGCGGGCCGCGGGCATACCGAACATCGAGATCGGGACGCTGCCCGCACTCGGCGATCCGCACCTCTCGATTGGAGAGCTACGAGTCGAACATCTCGTCTCGCGCGGTCACCGGCAGCTCGCATTCGCCTACACCGGAATTCCCAGATGGCGCACCCTGGGCGACTACTGGTTCGAGGGCGTCGCGCGGGCGGCGAAGTCGCGCGATCTGCCACCGCTGGCCGTCGCCGAGGTGACCGTCGACAACGTCGCGGAGGTGGTCAGCGAATGGGTGCGCGACGGCGTGACGGCCGTGTGTGCGCAAAGTGACGAGATCGCCTGCCTCGTCCTGCACGGCATTCATGAAGCGGGGCTGCGGTGCCCGCGCGACCTCGCCGTCATGGGTGTCGACGCCACCCCGATGGGTGTGGTGAGCAGCCCGCCGCTGACCACCGTGCAATTCGTTTCGCGCGCCGTCGCCGATATCGCTCTCGCTGCGTTGCTCGAACGGTTGGGGTACCCGGCCCCGCCATCGAGTGGGCCGAGCGAGATCGCACATCTGATCGTGCGTTCGTCGACCTAACCGTGGGGCGGTAAACCGTTGGCGGACAGAGCCTTTAACTGCGTGTCAGCATCAGGTCCCGGTCGCAGATGCCGCCACCAACACGCGATGTACAGCAGCATCGAGATCACCAGGGCGGCCAGCACCCACAAGACAATTGTCATGTCGATCCAGCTTCCGAACGCCGGCGAGCCGGGGAGGGCATTTCTCAGCGGGACCACCGCGAACAGCATCGCGGCGTACCAGGTCGTCATCGGCGACTGGAACTTTCGTCGATCCCGCAGCGTCTGAACCGCGACGAATACCGCCGCACCCGCTATCGCGACCAGAATGCACAAGAGAACGATCGCGAACGCCATGGTGCTCGCCGCGCGTCGCATGTCCACCTCGTAAACCCCAGGTCTGGCGTTATCGGGTCTGGACGCCTGAAGTTTCCAGCCGGCCAACCGATCGATGATGACGACGTTGGCGCGTTCCGGTTTCTGGGCATCGCCGACACGGAGCTCGACCGTGATCGGTCCGGTGTAGTAGCGATCGAAGGGCCAGCGTTCGACGTCGCGCGACAGGGTCAGCGGAACGGGGACAACGCCGGGGAGCATGCCCTTGGACCAAGTCCGCTTGACCGGCGTCGCGACAGACGTGACTTCGACGGTGAGGTCTTGCTTGAGACCGTCGGTGGCGGGATCGAGCAACGCGGATCCCGGCGAAATCGCAAGGTTGCCCATCAGGACGCTGTAGTTGGATTCGACACTTTCGATGTTCAGCGTCACGGCGGTCGCATTGCCGGTCCGCGGTGTATCGCCGGAGACGCGCCGCGGACCGGCACCGTCGATGTACAGCACCACCGATGTGATCATCACGCTGGCAATGACGGCCAGCAAGACGACGAGTCCGGCCCTCATGTGCAACCTGCCCCCGGAGACCGCGACTTCGGGGGCGGAGAGGTCGTCCGACCAGGCTCGCACTGTTCGCCCCCTGTTCAACGACTTCGGCCCGATGATAATCGGACAGATGCGGGGTGAACCGCGCTGACAGCGCCTTCCAAGCAGTTCGACAGACTAGCTACGACAGAGGTCTGCCTCCTGAGCGCCTGCCAACCGCGTCCGCGCGCAGTTAATCGGCGCTGGCATACCGCCGAATAGGAGCAATTGCAGCATCCGCGACTCGAGGTCGCTGTCGGAGGACGAGACGGTCTCGATTCTCGGCGAAACGGCCCGACAGATTCTGAAATGGCCAGCGCCGCAGGCTAGCTCGTAGTCCGTCAGGCGATCGTAATCGCCGCCAGACCGTGACGTACCCGATCGGGCAGCGATCCTCCCTCGCTGAGCCAGTCGTCCAGGGCGATGCGCACCGCCGCCATCGCCAGCGCGCCGATCAGCCGGTGCTGGGGATCTTGGGGCGCCAGCTCGGGTAACCGGGGCGCGATAAGTTCGGCGATCGCCGCTTCGTAGCGAACGTAGATGTGCAGGTTCCACGCCTCCAGCGTCTCCGAAGACCTTGTCAGCGTGCCCAATTCACGCACCTGGTCCTCGATCTCGGAGAATCCGAGGGCGAGGTCGCCGAAGGCCGCGGCGACAGCCTCGAGGGCGGTGAGGTGGTCCGGCTGGGCGGCCAGTGCACTGGTGATCCGGTTCAGCCAATGGACATTCATCCCCTCGGCGACGGCGTCTTCCTTGGAGTTGAAGTAGCGAAAGAAGGTTGCCCGGCCGATACCGGCCGCATCGGCGATGCGGTCCACGGTGGCCCCGGCCAGCCCGACATCGGCGACCAGCTTTGCCGCGGCCGCCGCGATGCGCTGGCGCGTCGCGGTGCGCTTTTGTTCCGCGAGGGACATCGACGCAGCTGTCGCAGGCATCCACCCACCCTATCCTTGCCAATCGGCCCCGAGCCCAACTCAGCAGCGCGCGGCTGAGCCGACATCCCGGACCGGAACTTTCGCGACGTTGGACGAAAGTCGTTGTGCAACATCGTTATCAAGGCGAACGGAGCTCGCCGTGAATATCCGTCGGGCCTCAATTATCCGTGGCTTCGGCGGTGACGCACCATCGGTGCCTTCCCAGGAGACAGTCCTTCGTCCTATTATGAGACTATGTCTCACGCACCGGCAACGACGCCGATCGATCAGGCGGCCGTCATCGCGGCTTCGTCGTGCTGCGCTGGCTGGACAACCCGACCGCACCCGACGTGAGGGTTTCGGTGCGCGAGAGCGGGGAGCGGGCATGACGCTACGGGAGCGGTTCAACCCGGACAACCTCATCGCCAGCGCCTGTGAACAGGTGGGCAGTGACGACTTCGGCGACGACGGTTGGCAACCCGGGCTGGAGCGCGTCGCCGACGGGCTGGTCAACGATGCGCGGCTCTCGGCAATCGGCGTGGAGGTCGCCCACCTCGATCTGATGCGAGCCCTGAAGAACCGGCTCGGCGTGACCGCCTGGCGCAAACAACATCCCGAGATCGCGGACAAGCCGATCACCGCGCCGATCTTCATCGTGGGGCAACCGCGCACCGGGACCACCATCTTGCACGACCTGCTCGCGCAGGATCCCGAGCTGCGGGCACCGTTGACCTGGGAGGTCGACGAGCCCTGTCCGGTTCCGCAACCCGAGACGTACCACAGCGATCCGCGAATCGCGCAGGCGCAGGCCAGCATCGACATGTCCGAGCAGATCGTTCCCGGCTTCCTGGCATTTCACCCGATGGCGCGCTGCTCGCACAGGAGTGTGTTCGCATCACGGGCAGCGAGTTCACCAGCATGATCTACACGGCGCAGTACCGGTTGCCGAGTTACTACCGCTGGTTGCTCTACGAGGCGGATCACACCGGAGCCTACCGCTATCATCGAATCTTCCTGCAGCACCTACAGTCTGGTGTTCCCGGCCAGTGGCTGTAGAAGTCGCCGGCACACCTGTGGCAGCTCGACAAGCTCCTCGCCGAATACCCCGACGCGCTGATCGTGCAGACGCACCGGGATCCGCTCAACGTCATCTCGTCGATCGCCGCGCTGACCAATCACTTGCGGCGGATGGGCAGCGACGAGACGAACATCGCCGAGTGCGCGGCACAGTCGTACGAGGAGATCACCGTCGGTCTCGACCGCGGGATGGCGATGCGTGACAAGGGCGTTGTACCGGACGGCCGCGTGATCGACGTCCAGTTCACTGATTTCGTGAAGGACCCCTGGACGACGATCAAAGATATCTATGCCGCGCTCGGCCGCGAGCTGAAACCCGAGGCCGAACAAAAGATGCGCGAGTTCCTGGCCGCCAATCCCGGCGACGGCGGGCGCGGGCGCTACACCTGGTCGGACACCGGCCTGGACGCCGGCGAGGTCCGTGAGCGGGTGCGCGCGTATCAGGAGCGCTACAACGTGCCGACCGAGGAGTTGCGTTAACCCAGCCGAACCGCCAATGTGAAACTAACTTCACGTTCGGCGCTGTGAGGTTACTCCTCAGCCGGCTCGTAACGCAGCATGGTGACCTCGTGCTCGGGATAGTCGAAGAACACCGGGCGCACCCGCATGCCGACGCTGAGATCGCCTTGCTCGACGTTGACCATCTCGGTGGAAAACCTTGGGCCCTCATCCCATTCGACGATCGCCAGCAGCTGCGGTACGGCATCGGCGAAATGCGGGCTGACGGGACGATGCGCCACGGTGAAGGAATACAACGTCCCCATGCCGGATATCTCACGCCATTCCAGGTCGTCGGCCAGGGTGCGCGGGGCGCGTACCCGCGGATAGAACACGTAGGCGTCCGACGACGGCGAGTACTGGATGACGATGCGGTGCTGGGTCAGCGCATCCCAAAACGGCGCGGTGGTAGGCGTTTTGACGGGCATCGGCCGTTCGAAAGTCATGTCAATCCCCTTGCAGGATGAGCGTCGTCTGCTCGGAAAGAATTCCGCCATTGCCGGACACGAAAGCACGGTTGCAGTCGGCGACTTGCGCCGCGCCCGCCCGACCCATGATCTGGCGGGTGGCGTCGCAGACATGGTGCATACCGCCAGCCAATCCCGCCTGGCCGAAGCCGAGCTGACCACCGGAGGTGTTGAGCGGGAAGTCGCCCCGGAAGGTCAGGTCGTGGTTGGCGACGAACTCCATCCCCGTGCCCTTCTCGCAGAAGCCCGCGTCCTCCAGCGACAGCAGCACGGTGATCGTGTAGCAGTCGTAGATCGAGACCATGTCCATCTGGTCGCGAGTCAGATCGGTCATGGCGAACGCGGTGTCGGCGGCTTCCGCGATCGGCGTATGCAATAGGTCCACGGCATAGGTCGGGGTCTTGAACGGCACGTGTTCGCCAAATCCTTTGATCCACACGGGGCGATTGCGCGAACGCCTGGCCACGTCGGCGTTGGCGACGACCACCGCGGCACCCCCGACACACGGCATCACGATCTCCAGCATGTGCAGCGGGTCGGCGATGATCGGGCTGGCCAGCACGTCCTCGACGGTGAGCGGCTTGTCCTTCCAGATCGCACCCTCGGTGTGATTGGCGTTAACCCGCGTGTCGACGACGAGCTTGGCCATGGCCCGCTCGTCATAGCCGTAGACTGCCGCGTAGCGCTGCGCCACCTGACCGTACGGCCCGTTCTGGCCGAGGTTGCCGTACGGAATCTCGAATTCCGCTTGTGGAGAGCCATATTGGTTACTCGACGAGCCAAAGTACAAGGCGTCGCCGTAGGTCTTGGGCTTCTTCGGTGACATCGGGGTGATGTACCGGGCCGGCAGTGCGCACAGCACCGCCTGGCAGATCCCGAGTTCGACGGCCGCGGCCGCCCGCCATACCATGGCGGCGGCACTGGCTCCGCCGAGGTCCACGTGTTCGGCGAATCGTGCTCCCACACCTAGGTATTCGGCGATCGTGGAGGGGACGAAGATCTCGGACTCGGACAGGTGCGAGGCGACGATGCCGTCGACGATTTCGAAGGGCACCCCCGCATCTGCCAGCGCGGCGGCGCCGAGCTCCGCCCATTGTTCGAGGGCGAACGGCGCGGGCGAGGCCTTGGTCATGCGTTCCGGCGCCAGCTCGACGTATCCGACGATCGCGGCCTCTCCGCGTAATCCCATGCTGCGTCCTTATTTCCGGCGTTTACTTGCGCGGTAGGCCGAGGATCATCTGCGCGATGATATTCAGCTGAATCTCCCGCGTGCCACCACCGATCAGCTCCGCCGGCAGATGAAGATAGGGCTGCACGACAGCGGGTTCGGAGTCGGTGACCATGACCGTCTGTCCGGTCAGGCGCAACGTCGCCTCGAATGTGCGGCGCAGCAACACATTCATCGCCACCTTCGCGATGCTGGACGCCGGACCGGATGCCTGACCATCGAGCAGTCGGATGGTTTCCCGCACGCCGAGCGCCCGGATCGCGTTGGTGTAGGCGTCGAGTTCGCCCAACGCCCGCTCGGCGTCGTCGCGTTCGGGCCCGGGCTCAGCCGCCAACTGACGCAGGGCGACAGCCCGGTCGAACTTGACGTATCCGCTGATCGCGGAACGCTCTTCGGCCATCGTGGCGATCGCCAGGTTCCAGCCGTCGGTGGGACCGCCGAGCAGCATCTCGTCGGCGACGAACACATCGTTGAGGAAGACCTCGTTGAAATGCGCCTCCCGGGTCGCCGTCTTGATCGGCTGGACCTCTACCCCCGGCGACCGCATGTCGAGGATGAAATACCCGATGCCGCGGTGCTTGCTGGCCTCGGGGTCGGTGCGCGCCAGCAGCGCGCCCAGATCGGCGTACTGCGCCAACGACGTCCAGATCTTGTGGCCGTTGATCCGCCAACCGCCGTCGACCTTGGTCGCCCGGGTTGTCAACGACGCGAGGTCGGAGCCCGCCGCCGGCTCACTGAATAGCTGGCACCAGTGAATGTCGCCGCGTTGTGTCGCTGGGATCAGGGTCTCCTGCAACTCTTTTGGTGCCGCAGCAATGACCGAAGGCAGGATCCACTCGGCGATGTTCAGCGACGGTCGCACCAGCCCGGGCCGCTTGGCGAACTCCTCGTCGATGATGAGTTGTTTGAGGGGCCCGGCATCGACGCCCCATGGCGCCGGCCAATGCGGCGCCATCAGACCGGCGTCCGCGATCAGCGTGCGCTGCGGCCCCATGGCCTGATCCTCGTAGTCCCCGTGCGGTGCGGGTTTGTCGTTGCGTAACTGCATGGCGGCATCGAGCTTTTCGGCGACCCAGGACCGGAACTCCGACTCGGCGTCACCCAGGTTGACCGACATGTCGCGCTGCTGGGCGCAGCCCAGCTGTCCCAGTAGCCGGGCCCAACGACTGGCCGGGCCGACCGATCCCGCCAGGCTGATGGCCCGCCGCCAGTACAGGTGCACGTCGTGTTCCCAGGTGAAACCGATGGCCCCGAGCATCGTCAGCGCGTCGAGCACCAGGTCGGGGACTGGCGCGATCGCGATCGTCGCCGCTCCGGCCGCCGCGAGCCGGTGCTGGTCGGTCGACTCGTCCGCGGCGCGCACCGCGTCCCACGCCGCCGCAGTGGCCAACTCGCTATTGACCAACAGCATCGCCGCGCTGTGCTGCAACGCCTGGAAGGTCCCGATCACCTTGCCGAACTGCTCGCGGGTGCGCAGGTGTGCGGTGACGGCCTCGACGCACCACTGGGTGATACCGGCCGTCGTGCTGGCGACCAGCGCCACGACCAGACATGCCGCGCGATCGTCGTCAATCCCGGTCAGAGCCTCGGATGCGCGATACTCGTTGAGCCGCACCACCCCGACGTCGACGACCAGATCGGTTCCGGGCGCGGATTCGATTGTCGCCGTGGGCTGTTCGGTGTCAACCACCACCCAGACGACCTCGTCACCATCGGTGCGGGCGCCGACCAGGATCACCGTGGCCGAACACGCACCGGCGGTGACCTTGGAGCTCCCGCTGACCAGCCAGCCCTGGCCGTCGGCGCGGGCCCGGAAATCCGCGTCGTCGGGCAGGACGACCGCCGCGGCTGCGCCGGACGCGAGGTCGCGGATCAACGATTCGGCGACCGGGGCCGGATCGGCCAGCAGCGCAACGGCTCCCGTGATCACGGTCGGGAGCAGCGGGCCAGGTAGCAGGGCCTTGCCCGCCGACTCCAGCACGCACGCCGCATCGATCAGGCGCCCACCCTGTCCGCCAAGGTCTTCCGGCAGGTGAACGGCGTGAAAGCCGTTGGCCACCAGCGCGTCCCACCAGTCGGGTAGTCGCCCGGCCGCCAGGGCGTCGAACTTGTCTCGGGTGGCGGCGATCGGGGCGTGCCGGCTGGCGAACTGGCCGACGGCGTCGCTGAGATCCTGCTGCTCGGGGGTCAGCCCCAGGCTCATGATCGCGGCCGCGCTGTGGCGAACGTGGGCTTCGGCCGCACCGGCTGATATCCTTCCGTCTTACAAG
This window encodes:
- a CDS encoding thiolase family protein is translated as MSATKRTAAIVGVHNTRQGRRLDGETSRGLAIKAIQGALDDAGLSLDDVDGISASPHSTSLIYDLRIGPAWQGLAFGVGLITEAVTAIEHGMADVVVLVAAQAGEYRDHEATAPWTRPENEFVAPWGMFTTAEFALIARRHMHVYGTTREQLSIVASTIRNNGSQNPEAVYYQRGPFTPDDTTASRPIADPFHLLDCATTSEGGCALVVANLDKVLDKGVAASRPIYVLGSGADFHGPSYQHPPAWDLAGRRGDFVNGQVGARAARGAFRHAGIRPDDVDVLELYDPFSFEIIRQLEAFGFCGEGEGGPFVADGHIAIGGSHPITTDGGTMSFSRAGANPQMMQRAIRAVQQLRGEAGALQVPDAHIALCSNGGAGALFTTVLIVGDEPR
- a CDS encoding CaiB/BaiF CoA-transferase family protein encodes the protein MAAQAPFTDRRVLELSNGIAASYCAKMFADAGAEVVKIESPQGDSMRGWSAGGPPGALFGYLAASKKSVVRDDDAEIAALLAGADVVLTDLTDGWKLDDITAQTGAVAVVVSVTPFGTTGPYVDDQLVANEFILQALCGSISGRGWPGDEPVQAGGRLGEWLAASFAAPAAAAAARHAARGGGGAVIDVSTYEAMAIAMGGLSAMSASVLGADSLIHQRSLELPSIVPTADGNVGFCTITAQQFQDFLIMIDRAELVDDAELASFVGRVERRDEFLDMVTQWTQARTTQEIVDLAVAFRIPVAPIGAPATLPTVDHFVERGVFVESEIGVLQPRVPYRSDAITTRPPGLPPRLGADNGRVHWSPRPVQPKLADPESLPLSDIRITDFTAFWAGPVASQFLGTLGADVIKLEGVRRPDGMRFSAGRPPDWDQWWEWGPVFLCSNNNKRGISVELSTDAGRALALELIAASDLVIENFSPRVIENFGLQWDSVHAANPRAIMVRMPAFGLDGPWRDRVGFAQTMEQATGMAWMTGHADGPPVIPRGVCDPIAGLHSAFAAIAALVIRDRNGAGMHVESTMVESALNVAAEMVLEHSRNGIEMRRAGNRGPGAIPQGVYRCQGDDEWVALAATTDAARAALATLLDKPELETEEARWRERADEIDKLLTDWTGRRTVGDAVAALRAARVPAARVTEAAALLSDPQLLARGFWETVDHPVAGSFRCVGMPFAFVGKPRRWIRHGSPLYGQHTSEVLTGVLGRSEEELAELRAAGATSARPAGL
- a CDS encoding amidohydrolase family protein, which codes for MNKDDLILISVDDHIAEPADMFDAHVPAKYKDRAPRVVMEPDGVQQWYYGEVRGRNMGLNAVAGKPREMYNIDASRYDEMRPGCFNVDERVRDMNAGGQLAGLNFPNFTGFSGQLLNQGPDRDVNLVMIKAYNDWHVDEWCAAYPGRFIPCGILPLYDVNEAAKEVKRLADKGCHAVTFSENPEALQMPSIHTKYWYPLFEAVCENKTVSCTHVGSASRSPQVSTDAPPSVQMTASSMMSMFTFTELIWAEFWADFPQLKFSLTEGDVGWIPYFLWRAEHVYNRHSGWTLATFPPGYEGPSDVFRRHFYTCFISDKVGVRNMDWFNEDMLCWESDFPHSDSNWPFAPEDIIETMGHLQDSVIDKITHENAMAAYSFDPFRYIPKEHARAGRLRAQATDVDVVTHVGRQASQHDRDAWTRMTQFALQAQASAQIPVTAEATGIAGRATTLGN
- a CDS encoding LacI family DNA-binding transcriptional regulator, translated to MAGPELNASKVVRPTNADVARLASVSTATVSYVLNNAAGRRISEQTREAVHRAAELPGYRPNPAARNLARGKSGVVLYVVPHVAVGEMPMIAGSRMTTELARLGLLQVQIFETDDDQHVVDAIENLDPIAVTSLFPLSAAASNTVRAAGIPNIEIGTLPALGDPHLSIGELRVEHLVSRGHRQLAFAYTGIPRWRTLGDYWFEGVARAAKSRDLPPLAVAEVTVDNVAEVVSEWVRDGVTAVCAQSDEIACLVLHGIHEAGLRCPRDLAVMGVDATPMGVVSSPPLTTVQFVSRAVADIALAALLERLGYPAPPSSGPSEIAHLIVRSST
- a CDS encoding DUF4436 domain-containing protein, yielding MRAGLVVLLAVIASVMITSVVLYIDGAGPRRVSGDTPRTGNATAVTLNIESVESNYSVLMGNLAISPGSALLDPATDGLKQDLTVEVTSVATPVKRTWSKGMLPGVVPVPLTLSRDVERWPFDRYYTGPITVELRVGDAQKPERANVVIIDRLAGWKLQASRPDNARPGVYEVDMRRAASTMAFAIVLLCILVAIAGAAVFVAVQTLRDRRKFQSPMTTWYAAMLFAVVPLRNALPGSPAFGSWIDMTIVLWVLAALVISMLLYIACWWRHLRPGPDADTQLKALSANGLPPHG
- a CDS encoding TetR family transcriptional regulator; translated protein: MPATAASMSLAEQKRTATRQRIAAAAAKLVADVGLAGATVDRIADAAGIGRATFFRYFNSKEDAVAEGMNVHWLNRITSALAAQPDHLTALEAVAAAFGDLALGFSEIEDQVRELGTLTRSSETLEAWNLHIYVRYEAAIAELIAPRLPELAPQDPQHRLIGALAMAAVRIALDDWLSEGGSLPDRVRHGLAAITIA